The Roseomonas haemaphysalidis genome segment CAAGCTTCTGGGCCAGCGTCGCCTTCCTTTCGCTTTTCTGTACGGTGGTGGCCTTCTACGTGCAGAATGCCGCGGTCCGCCGCAGCGGCCCGACCCGGGTCGGCTTCCTGATGGGAACCGAGCCCCTGTTCGGCTTCGCTCTGGCCCACCTCCTCCTGTCCGAGCCTGTCACGGCTTTGATCGGCGCCGTCCTGATCGTGGCGGGGACGTTCGCGGGGCTGCTGGCCGATCAACGTGACGGCCAGTAGCTGCGGCACGGCGCTTCGCTGCTGCCCGGGGCGGCTTTCGATCAAACCATCAGTTCGCCTTGGCGCCGCACGGTCGTCAGGACATTCCAACCGCCCTTTCCAGGACCTCCTCAACGCAGCTCTGCCTGGCGCCATCGGCCCATGCAACAAACTGATCCGGTCGCACAAGAATGGAATTGGCTTCATAGGCGGCGGCCGCATCCGCGCCGATAGCGACCACTTGCAAAGGCAAGCCCCGTTGGGCAGCGGCGTCCTGGAAGGCGGTGCTGGCGGGACCGTCAGGCACCGTGGTCAGCAGTGTCAGCCCGGTGCCGAGCTCGCGGAATACGTCGCCGCCATCCGGGAGGGGCTGCGGTGCCAGGTGGTGTCCTGCACGCGCCTTGAAGCTATGGGATCCCAGGGCGCTCGGCTGCCCTGCCCCGTCCGGCACGATCGGCGAGCCTTCGTAGTTGGGCTCGAAGGAAGCGACCTCGCTCCTTGCGCCCGACTGGCGCGCTGTCCACTCTGCCTCAAAAGCCTCGCTGTCGCGGGCAGGATCGAATGCAGCCAGGAAGTCACGGTCAGCGTGGATGGATTTTTCGATGAAGTCCTGCGCGGTGGATGCGAAGACGGGGCGGCGTTCGGCGTCGTAGCTGTCCAGCAGGGCCGGGCCACCCCAGCCCTGCAGCGTCGCAGCCAGCTTCCATCCAAGGTTCGCGGCATCCTCCAGCCCGGTGTTGATGCCGTAGCCGCCATAGGGTGGGTGGCTATGCGCAGCGTCCCCGGCCACGAAGATCCGGCGCTCGCGATAACGGTCGGCGATGGCGAAGCGCAGGTCCCAGAAGCCGACATATTCGAGCGCGACATCGAATTCGGCGCCCGCGGCACGTTGCAGGTAGGCAGCAAAGTCCATGCTGTCCCGGGTGGTGCCGGGCGGCACGGGCGCGTGGAAGAAGAAGCCGCCATCAAGGTCGACACGGCCGAAGAATTGCCAATAGCCACGCAGGTCCGGATGCAGCACGTTGTAATAGGATTTGCCGGGATAGCGGCTCAGCAGTTCGTTCAGGCGCTGCGAGCGAAATACCAGCAGCACCATCAGCCGATCGTGGTCCGAACGGGTCTGGGGAATCCCCGCCGCTTCACGGACCGTGGACCGGCTCCCGTCGCAGCCCACCGCGTAGCTTCCGAAAAGCTCTCGCCGAGCACCGCCATCGCGATCGGCCATCACAAGACGGACCGCGTCGTCGTCCTGGCTCACGGCCTCGGCTGACCATCCATAGAATGTGGTGACCGAGGGCAGCTCGGCCACCCGTGCTCGCAGCACCGCCTCGGTCGCGTATTGCGGCAGGCGCTCGTTGTCGGTGAAGTAGAAAGGCCGAACCAGTTCGCGCTGCAGCCAGTCGTAATGATAGTCGCCGAGCAAGGTGCCATATGCGGTCATTCCGCCGATGCCGTATTCCTTGGGGATGGTGCGAGCGGCGCGCAGCGCCTGCTCGACACCCCAGAAGTGGAAGTGCTCCATTGTCCGCTGCGTCAGGTTCTGCCCTTTGGGGATCGGCTGCGGCTGCCTGTACCGCTCTATCAAAGCGCAGCGAATGCCGCGCTGCCCGAGGGCGATGGCCAAGCCCGTCCCGACCGGCCCGCCGCCTGCGATGATGACCTGAAAAGTGTCCGGGGTGGCGGGGGGCATCAGCGTCTCCTTTTCAGCGCTTTGGCGCCGACGATTCCATGCCAGAACTGCGGCGTCAATATCGGCAGACGTCTGCCTATTCTTACTGTGATCCATTCAGCCGGGATGGATGCAGCCGCGGTCTTGCGGC includes the following:
- a CDS encoding FAD-dependent monooxygenase, giving the protein MPPATPDTFQVIIAGGGPVGTGLAIALGQRGIRCALIERYRQPQPIPKGQNLTQRTMEHFHFWGVEQALRAARTIPKEYGIGGMTAYGTLLGDYHYDWLQRELVRPFYFTDNERLPQYATEAVLRARVAELPSVTTFYGWSAEAVSQDDDAVRLVMADRDGGARRELFGSYAVGCDGSRSTVREAAGIPQTRSDHDRLMVLLVFRSQRLNELLSRYPGKSYYNVLHPDLRGYWQFFGRVDLDGGFFFHAPVPPGTTRDSMDFAAYLQRAAGAEFDVALEYVGFWDLRFAIADRYRERRIFVAGDAAHSHPPYGGYGINTGLEDAANLGWKLAATLQGWGGPALLDSYDAERRPVFASTAQDFIEKSIHADRDFLAAFDPARDSEAFEAEWTARQSGARSEVASFEPNYEGSPIVPDGAGQPSALGSHSFKARAGHHLAPQPLPDGGDVFRELGTGLTLLTTVPDGPASTAFQDAAAQRGLPLQVVAIGADAAAAYEANSILVRPDQFVAWADGARQSCVEEVLERAVGMS